The Virgibacillus phasianinus genome includes a window with the following:
- a CDS encoding beta-ketoacyl-ACP synthase III, with the protein MNVGLLGTGHYVPTKVVTNKDMEKIVDTSDEWIRTRTGIEERRIAGDDIDTSDMAFFAAKQALEEANVSAEEIDLILVATVTPDTPFPSVANRLQNRLGCGSVASMDIGAACSGFMYGMVTAKQFIETKAYKKVLVVGVEKLSKITNWEDRNTCVLFGDGAGAAVVGEVSEGKGILSFELGSDGSGGKHLYQDENNQLIMNGREVFKFAVRQMPQSSVNVIEKTGYNKEDVDYLIPHQANIRIMNAARERLGISEDKMATSVKKYGNTSSASIPIALSEAVKDGKIKDNDLVVMVGFGGGLTWGAIAFRYGK; encoded by the coding sequence ATGAATGTTGGATTATTAGGTACAGGTCATTATGTTCCAACCAAAGTCGTTACAAATAAAGATATGGAAAAGATAGTAGATACAAGTGATGAATGGATTAGAACACGAACAGGAATAGAAGAACGGCGGATAGCTGGAGACGATATCGACACGTCAGATATGGCCTTTTTTGCCGCCAAGCAGGCACTGGAAGAAGCGAATGTCTCAGCAGAGGAAATTGATCTTATCCTAGTTGCAACCGTAACTCCGGATACACCTTTTCCCTCAGTAGCAAACCGCTTGCAGAATCGCCTCGGATGTGGTTCAGTTGCATCAATGGATATTGGCGCTGCTTGCTCCGGATTCATGTACGGTATGGTTACAGCGAAGCAATTTATTGAAACAAAGGCATACAAAAAAGTGCTAGTTGTTGGAGTGGAAAAGCTATCGAAAATCACCAACTGGGAAGATCGGAATACATGTGTCCTGTTTGGTGATGGTGCTGGCGCCGCAGTGGTTGGAGAAGTCTCTGAAGGGAAGGGAATTCTATCATTTGAACTAGGATCTGACGGTTCTGGCGGGAAACATTTATACCAGGATGAAAACAATCAACTGATTATGAATGGCCGGGAAGTGTTCAAGTTTGCTGTAAGACAAATGCCGCAGTCATCGGTTAATGTGATTGAAAAAACCGGTTATAATAAAGAGGACGTCGATTATCTGATCCCGCATCAGGCAAATATTCGTATTATGAATGCTGCCCGTGAACGGTTAGGGATTTCAGAAGATAAAATGGCAACATCGGTAAAGAAATATGGTAATACATCTTCAGCTTCAATACCTATTGCATTATCAGAGGCAGTCAAAGATGGTAAAATAAAAGATAATGATTTAGTCGTAATGGTTGGATTTGGCGGAGGTTTAACCTGGGGTGCAATTGCCTTCCGTTACGGAAAATAG
- a CDS encoding BMP family ABC transporter substrate-binding protein, whose protein sequence is MKKLYVIFLATACLLIITVCNMYTKTGQIQNVGMLVEDSIHDQAWGHKGYKGLQSIEKKFDVHVFYEEGVKTQQQVAEVVDKFVNNGVNLIFGHSNIYGKYFVNIAKSYPNVQFVYFNGGYHAKNVTSLNFNSHAMGFFGGMIAGKMTDSNQVGIIAAYEWQPEIEGFYEGAKYQNPDVTVHIDYVKDWSDENTALIMYKKMKDMGVDVFYPTGDSYSKEVIKQASEDDLYAVGYVTDQSNIDEETVLTSTVQHVDRLYTLAAEKFNSDKLKGDILVFDFQDDAITLGPFSSDIPKDYVEKVENMIKEYKKTAILPNE, encoded by the coding sequence TTGAAAAAATTATACGTCATATTCCTAGCCACAGCATGCCTTCTTATCATAACAGTGTGTAATATGTATACGAAGACAGGTCAAATTCAAAACGTCGGCATGTTGGTAGAAGATTCGATTCATGATCAGGCATGGGGACATAAGGGTTATAAAGGCTTGCAATCCATCGAAAAAAAGTTTGATGTGCACGTATTTTATGAGGAGGGTGTTAAGACCCAGCAACAAGTAGCAGAAGTCGTAGATAAATTTGTTAACAATGGCGTTAATTTAATTTTTGGCCATAGCAATATTTATGGGAAATATTTTGTCAACATCGCGAAATCCTATCCAAATGTACAATTTGTTTATTTTAATGGCGGTTATCATGCAAAAAATGTTACCAGTTTGAATTTTAATTCTCATGCGATGGGTTTCTTTGGTGGTATGATAGCTGGAAAAATGACAGATTCCAATCAAGTTGGAATTATTGCCGCTTATGAATGGCAGCCTGAAATTGAAGGTTTTTATGAAGGGGCAAAATATCAGAATCCGGATGTGACCGTTCATATTGATTATGTCAAGGACTGGAGCGACGAGAATACTGCCTTAATTATGTATAAGAAAATGAAGGATATGGGTGTTGATGTTTTTTATCCGACGGGTGATTCGTACAGTAAAGAAGTTATTAAGCAGGCTAGTGAAGATGATTTATACGCGGTTGGCTACGTTACAGATCAGTCCAATATTGATGAGGAAACTGTATTAACAAGCACAGTGCAGCATGTTGATAGATTGTATACATTAGCTGCGGAAAAGTTTAATTCGGACAAGCTGAAGGGTGACATTCTTGTGTTTGACTTTCAGGACGATGCAATAACGCTCGGTCCGTTCAGTTCCGATATTCCAAAGGATTACGTGGAAAAAGTGGAAAATATGATAAAAGAGTACAAGAAAACAGCAATATTACCGAATGAATAA
- a CDS encoding DUF2929 family protein has protein sequence MRFFWTFIWSLLLSSVLSYILTSMGGTEFNFVHTLVLGIILTAIVFILAEGVLKDGNKA, from the coding sequence ATGCGGTTCTTCTGGACATTTATTTGGTCTTTACTACTTAGCAGTGTTCTTTCTTATATTCTGACAAGTATGGGCGGAACAGAGTTTAATTTTGTGCATACATTAGTGCTTGGAATCATTCTTACAGCAATCGTATTCATTTTGGCTGAAGGAGTTCTAAAAGACGGGAACAAAGCATAA
- a CDS encoding undecaprenyl-diphosphate phosphatase, with protein MEVFILEGLTELWLLIKYLVLGLIQGFTEPIPISSSGHLVILQKLFGIEIEGLSFEILVNFGSLIAVLVIYWKDIIRLIQNGLNYLLTKNPENKADFQFILYLIIATIPTGILGLLFEDYISSKLSTVAVVGITLLITGAALWIIRNLRGRKSEGDLKVKDAIIVGLAQAVALIPGISRSGATIVAAMLVGMKVETALRFSFLLYIPVSLGITVMSLGDIVGDDNIDALAIPYVLAFAASIIATYYSLRWFMNIMARGNLKYFSFYCFVVGILVILFL; from the coding sequence ATGGAGGTATTTATTTTGGAAGGTTTAACAGAACTATGGCTGCTAATAAAATATCTTGTCCTTGGTCTTATTCAGGGTTTTACCGAACCTATCCCGATTTCGTCGAGTGGCCATTTGGTTATTTTGCAGAAGCTGTTTGGAATTGAAATAGAAGGATTGTCGTTTGAAATACTGGTTAACTTCGGGTCATTAATTGCTGTCCTTGTAATATATTGGAAGGACATCATCCGTTTGATTCAAAACGGACTGAACTATCTACTTACAAAGAATCCAGAGAATAAAGCGGACTTTCAATTTATCCTCTATTTAATTATTGCAACAATACCTACCGGAATCCTCGGGCTTTTATTTGAAGACTATATTAGTTCGAAGCTGAGCACCGTTGCAGTTGTTGGGATAACGCTATTAATAACAGGGGCAGCCCTTTGGATTATCCGTAATTTAAGGGGAAGGAAAAGTGAAGGTGATTTGAAGGTCAAAGACGCGATTATCGTCGGTCTGGCCCAAGCAGTTGCATTAATTCCTGGAATCAGCCGGTCAGGTGCCACGATTGTTGCAGCAATGCTTGTCGGGATGAAAGTGGAAACTGCGCTCCGTTTTTCTTTCCTGCTTTACATACCCGTAAGTCTTGGAATCACTGTTATGTCACTTGGCGATATTGTCGGAGATGACAATATTGATGCACTGGCTATTCCTTATGTATTAGCCTTTGCCGCTTCCATTATTGCCACCTATTATTCGCTAAGGTGGTTCATGAATATCATGGCCCGCGGTAACTTGAAATACTTTTCATTTTACTGCTTTGTTGTAGGAATACTCGTTATTCTATTTCTTTAA
- a CDS encoding YrhK family protein: protein MFSIKDENKFLDVQLGTYEVSFSKKYRFLALMNDFTLGLEFLIGSVLFLFESTQTGGTILFIIGSAQLLARPIIKIMHAFYFSRVTKKTMDEAETKVVQSERNPNDDP from the coding sequence ATGTTTAGTATTAAAGATGAAAACAAATTCCTTGATGTGCAATTGGGGACATACGAGGTTTCTTTCAGTAAAAAATATCGTTTCTTGGCTTTGATGAATGACTTTACATTGGGACTTGAGTTTCTAATTGGCAGTGTACTATTCTTATTTGAATCTACTCAAACGGGCGGCACCATCTTATTCATTATCGGAAGTGCTCAATTACTTGCCCGCCCAATCATTAAAATTATGCATGCCTTTTATTTTTCACGGGTTACCAAGAAAACAATGGATGAGGCTGAGACAAAAGTGGTTCAGTCAGAGCGAAATCCGAACGATGATCCATAA
- a CDS encoding IS110 family transposase, whose protein sequence is MGLKIVYPICCGIDVHKRFVVACIASTDHQGVTSYKNHRFSTYTNGLRKLLQWLLENNCLDVCMESTGKYWIPVFNILEDSCNITLAHPKYVKAIRGKKTDKKDAKWIADLFKHDLVAGSFMPPARIRQLRDLMRYRSKLTNFTSSEKNRLQNSLTVSNIQLGSAVSDTFGKTSMNIIEKLLENPTETDFDIEPLVYGALRNKIPELKLAMDGFITPEQAGKITVIKQHYEDLQERKADLEKLILSLAEPYMEEINLLLTVPSIKNIFTAIAIISEIGVNMDVFPTAKHSCSWAGLTPTNNESAGKKKSVRISRAGVYIKPLLVQCATSVVKSEKHPEIRNRYLRIKKRRGHKRAIIAIARMLLTAIYHILKKKESYNPDLYQKADVLPVSREITVEQAILLAKSQGFRIMEKAT, encoded by the coding sequence ATGGGTTTAAAAATCGTTTACCCCATTTGTTGTGGCATTGATGTCCACAAAAGATTTGTGGTTGCCTGTATTGCCTCAACAGATCATCAAGGAGTGACTTCCTACAAAAACCATCGCTTTTCCACCTATACCAATGGGTTGAGAAAGCTGTTACAGTGGCTTTTGGAAAACAATTGTCTAGATGTCTGTATGGAATCTACCGGGAAATACTGGATTCCCGTGTTCAATATCTTAGAGGATTCCTGCAACATCACTCTAGCACATCCCAAGTATGTGAAGGCAATCCGTGGCAAAAAGACAGATAAGAAAGACGCCAAATGGATTGCGGATTTGTTTAAACATGATCTGGTGGCAGGGAGTTTTATGCCTCCGGCTAGGATCAGGCAGCTCCGTGACTTGATGCGTTATCGTTCGAAACTAACCAATTTTACATCTAGTGAAAAGAATCGATTACAAAACAGTTTAACAGTTTCGAACATCCAACTTGGAAGTGCGGTGTCTGATACCTTTGGAAAAACCTCGATGAATATTATCGAAAAACTATTAGAAAATCCAACGGAAACGGATTTTGATATCGAACCACTAGTTTACGGGGCTCTTAGAAATAAGATTCCAGAACTAAAACTTGCCATGGATGGTTTTATTACACCGGAACAAGCGGGGAAAATAACAGTTATTAAACAACATTATGAGGACCTGCAGGAACGTAAAGCAGACCTTGAAAAACTGATTCTTTCCCTTGCCGAGCCCTACATGGAGGAAATCAATCTGCTTCTAACTGTTCCGTCCATCAAAAACATCTTTACCGCGATTGCCATCATCTCAGAAATAGGTGTCAATATGGACGTGTTCCCGACAGCGAAGCATTCTTGTTCCTGGGCAGGGCTAACACCAACGAATAACGAAAGTGCCGGCAAGAAAAAGTCAGTTAGGATTTCGAGAGCAGGGGTCTATATTAAACCCCTTTTGGTACAGTGTGCTACCTCTGTAGTCAAAAGTGAAAAACATCCCGAGATCCGGAACCGCTACTTAAGAATTAAAAAACGTCGCGGTCACAAACGTGCCATTATCGCCATAGCACGAATGTTGTTAACTGCAATATACCACATTTTAAAGAAAAAGGAATCCTATAATCCAGATTTATATCAAAAAGCTGATGTTCTTCCAGTAAGCCGTGAGATCACGGTCGAACAAGCTATTTTGTTAGCAAAATCACAAGGTTTTCGGATTATGGAGAAAGCTACTTAA
- the moaD gene encoding molybdopterin converting factor subunit 1: MIDVLFFAELQEAAGKANMTIDAAGITVSDLKTNYLNELAIENIDQAMVAINEEYAEEDSIIKSGDVIAFIPPVSGG, from the coding sequence ATGATTGATGTATTATTTTTTGCTGAACTGCAGGAAGCCGCAGGAAAGGCTAACATGACCATAGATGCTGCCGGCATTACAGTAAGCGACTTAAAAACAAATTATTTAAATGAACTGGCAATCGAAAATATAGATCAGGCAATGGTTGCCATCAATGAAGAGTACGCGGAAGAGGACAGTATCATTAAAAGTGGAGATGTGATTGCGTTTATCCCGCCAGTAAGCGGTGGGTGA
- a CDS encoding molybdenum cofactor biosynthesis protein MoaE: MDKHFWITDQRIDINDCISKVTRAEAGAVNTFIGTVREFTKGKRTLYLEYQAYASMAEKKLTQIGEEIAAKWENTETAIVHRVGRLEISDVAVVIAVSTPHRNDAFEASRYAIERIKEIVPIWKKEHWEDGSLWIGDQKEKISYKKGVPVEEDMRND, encoded by the coding sequence ATGGATAAGCATTTCTGGATTACTGATCAGCGAATAGATATTAATGATTGTATAAGTAAAGTGACCCGGGCTGAAGCAGGTGCCGTCAATACGTTTATCGGTACAGTTCGCGAGTTTACCAAAGGGAAGCGGACATTGTATTTAGAATATCAGGCCTATGCCTCCATGGCTGAAAAAAAATTAACACAAATTGGCGAGGAAATTGCTGCTAAGTGGGAAAATACGGAAACAGCAATCGTTCACAGGGTGGGCAGACTTGAAATATCAGATGTAGCCGTAGTAATCGCGGTCTCAACCCCACACCGGAACGATGCCTTTGAAGCGAGCCGATATGCAATTGAACGTATCAAGGAAATCGTTCCAATCTGGAAAAAGGAACATTGGGAAGATGGCAGTCTTTGGATAGGGGATCAGAAAGAAAAGATTTCATACAAGAAGGGTGTCCCGGTGGAGGAGGATATGCGTAATGATTGA
- the mobB gene encoding molybdopterin-guanine dinucleotide biosynthesis protein B, which translates to MANIIQIVGYKNAWKTTVVNRLVHHLADQNIRVGTLKHHGHGGDIELPAGTDSISHFESGSLVSGVQGESITQLTLCNLPFENLINVYSMFPIDFLLVEGFKQADYPKIVLLRNQEDLSLLDELSNIIAVATQDGSIRTGYPTFDLMKIDTCITQIASYIINN; encoded by the coding sequence GTGGCGAATATCATTCAAATTGTTGGTTATAAAAATGCTTGGAAAACAACAGTTGTAAACCGGCTTGTGCATCATTTGGCCGATCAAAACATCAGGGTTGGAACGTTGAAGCATCATGGTCATGGCGGTGATATCGAATTACCGGCTGGAACAGACAGTATTTCTCATTTTGAATCTGGATCCCTTGTTAGTGGTGTGCAAGGCGAGTCGATAACGCAGCTGACATTGTGTAATCTTCCTTTTGAAAATTTAATTAACGTGTACTCCATGTTTCCAATTGACTTTTTATTGGTAGAGGGCTTTAAACAAGCAGATTATCCGAAAATTGTCTTATTGAGAAACCAGGAAGATCTATCGCTTTTGGATGAACTTTCAAATATAATAGCAGTAGCAACACAAGATGGATCTATTCGAACCGGTTATCCCACTTTTGATCTGATGAAAATAGATACATGCATCACGCAAATTGCTTCATACATAATAAACAATTGA
- a CDS encoding metal-sulfur cluster assembly factor: protein MEEALKDNMIGALENVIDPELGIDIVNLGLIYNVDLDDDGLCTVTMTLTAMGCPLAAHIEQDVKHALSDIPEIKEINVEIVWNPPWGKDKMSRYAKIALGIPD from the coding sequence ATGGAAGAAGCATTAAAAGACAATATGATTGGCGCACTTGAGAACGTAATCGACCCTGAGCTTGGGATTGACATTGTTAATCTTGGTTTAATATATAATGTTGATTTGGACGATGACGGTCTGTGTACTGTAACAATGACACTAACAGCAATGGGATGTCCACTTGCTGCACACATCGAGCAGGATGTTAAACATGCATTGTCCGACATTCCGGAAATAAAAGAAATTAATGTTGAAATTGTATGGAATCCACCATGGGGCAAAGACAAAATGTCCCGTTACGCAAAAATTGCCCTAGGAATTCCGGATTGA
- a CDS encoding alpha/beta fold hydrolase, with protein MIGISNRKFNDIPALVIVEATKENDALPVVLYHHGFTSAKEHNLPLAYLLAEKGFRVVLPDSEYHGEREIEISALKKQISFWDIVMQNVDETKVIYDVLQKEKLLLDDRFGIAGTSMGGITTSAALTQFPWIKVACVLMGSPKITTYANTLVTSFKRMGDLPVSEEMINEIFEALKKYDLSEQMEKLNNRPLLFWHGESDSVVPFDHSFTFYEKARELYQDKEDIKFLNQPNQGHKVSRYAILETVKWFDKYL; from the coding sequence ATGATTGGTATCAGTAACAGAAAGTTTAATGATATTCCAGCATTAGTTATTGTAGAAGCAACTAAAGAAAATGATGCATTGCCAGTCGTGTTGTATCATCATGGTTTCACAAGTGCGAAAGAACATAATTTACCACTAGCCTATCTCCTTGCTGAAAAAGGATTCCGTGTCGTGCTGCCTGACAGTGAATATCATGGAGAACGTGAAATTGAGATATCAGCACTCAAAAAACAAATTTCATTTTGGGATATCGTCATGCAGAATGTCGACGAAACAAAAGTAATTTACGATGTCCTGCAAAAGGAGAAATTACTACTTGATGACCGCTTTGGTATTGCTGGCACAAGTATGGGTGGAATTACCACATCAGCTGCATTAACGCAGTTTCCATGGATAAAGGTGGCCTGCGTGCTGATGGGTTCTCCAAAAATCACCACCTATGCGAATACACTGGTTACCAGCTTTAAACGGATGGGGGATTTACCTGTATCAGAAGAAATGATTAATGAAATTTTTGAGGCATTAAAAAAATACGACTTGTCAGAGCAAATGGAAAAATTAAATAACCGGCCATTACTGTTTTGGCACGGGGAATCTGATTCCGTTGTGCCGTTTGATCATTCCTTTACCTTTTATGAAAAGGCGCGCGAGCTTTATCAGGATAAAGAAGATATAAAGTTTTTGAATCAACCGAACCAGGGTCATAAAGTTAGCCGTTATGCGATTTTAGAGACAGTGAAATGGTTCGATAAGTATTTGTAA
- a CDS encoding Cof-type HAD-IIB family hydrolase, with protein MEKKRHLIALDLDGTLLTDKKEISERTKQTILKAIENGHIVVIATGRPHRASINYYHDLGLDTPMVNFNGALIHHPTDDKWDVLHNPMPIRTAHKIIETCYDLNVHNILAEVKDQVYLDQYNEDIIGIFQSTQNDPPFTIGSLKNELTEDPTSLLIHPKEENIKEIRSHLDDHHAELIEHRKWGAPWNIIEIVKKGMNKAVGLQKVAHYFDIPKERIIAFGDEDNDLEMIDYAGVGVAMGNGIDELKAVAKHVTGSNQEDGVGIFLEEYLNLQASTT; from the coding sequence ATGGAAAAGAAAAGGCATTTAATAGCACTTGATTTAGATGGCACATTATTAACAGATAAAAAAGAAATAAGTGAGCGGACAAAGCAAACAATCCTCAAGGCAATAGAAAACGGGCATATTGTTGTCATCGCAACAGGTAGGCCACATCGTGCTAGCATCAATTACTACCACGACCTTGGACTCGATACCCCGATGGTAAATTTCAATGGCGCCCTAATCCATCACCCAACAGACGACAAATGGGATGTCTTACATAACCCAATGCCGATCCGAACCGCACATAAAATCATTGAAACCTGTTATGATCTTAACGTGCACAACATTCTGGCCGAGGTTAAAGATCAGGTTTATCTTGATCAGTACAATGAGGATATTATCGGGATTTTTCAATCAACCCAAAATGACCCGCCATTTACCATTGGCAGCCTTAAAAATGAATTAACAGAAGACCCAACATCCTTGCTGATTCACCCAAAAGAAGAAAATATCAAAGAAATACGCAGTCATTTAGATGATCATCATGCAGAATTAATCGAGCATCGTAAATGGGGTGCACCCTGGAATATCATAGAAATAGTTAAAAAAGGCATGAATAAGGCAGTTGGTCTGCAAAAGGTTGCCCATTATTTTGATATTCCCAAAGAGCGAATCATTGCTTTTGGCGATGAGGACAATGATCTGGAAATGATTGATTATGCAGGTGTTGGTGTAGCTATGGGAAACGGAATTGATGAGTTAAAAGCTGTTGCCAAACATGTTACCGGGTCAAATCAGGAAGATGGTGTTGGCATTTTTCTTGAAGAGTATTTAAATTTACAGGCAAGTACAACATAA
- a CDS encoding DUF3813 domain-containing protein has protein sequence MENNLFQQAKNAVSSFTNKQGNASEQEKQAAKNAVQSAYADCSPEEKQQLQQLEQQLKTKNHLS, from the coding sequence ATGGAAAATAACCTTTTTCAACAAGCCAAAAATGCTGTCTCAAGCTTCACCAACAAGCAAGGCAACGCCAGTGAACAAGAAAAACAAGCAGCCAAAAATGCTGTTCAATCCGCATATGCCGATTGTTCACCGGAAGAAAAACAACAGTTACAACAATTGGAACAGCAGCTTAAAACTAAAAACCATTTAAGCTAA
- a CDS encoding NifU N-terminal domain-containing protein: MGVRAEETPNPNALKFTTDKLIFDGESSISVMPGNTSEHEILNDLMKLDGVDNVFGYQNFITVNKQFDAEWENLSPRVQEVFAKHGY; encoded by the coding sequence ATGGGAGTTAGAGCAGAAGAAACGCCGAATCCGAATGCATTGAAATTCACAACAGATAAATTAATTTTTGATGGCGAAAGCAGCATCTCGGTAATGCCTGGGAACACGAGTGAGCATGAAATATTAAATGATTTAATGAAACTTGATGGTGTTGATAATGTTTTTGGCTATCAAAACTTTATCACGGTGAACAAACAGTTCGACGCAGAATGGGAAAACCTTTCCCCTCGCGTACAAGAAGTATTTGCAAAACATGGCTATTAA
- a CDS encoding YitT family protein: MFLFEAKRILIVIFGALLNAISLNFFLIGANVYASGFTGAAQLISSVFNDFLGVGISTGVLLFILNIPVAILGWFKVGKGFTIYSAISVAFTTLFLTVLPIIELSQDIILNAVFGGVIGGIGVGITLKLGASTGGMDIVAMVLSRMKDKPIGTYFLLLNAIIIAMAGVLYRPENALYTMLTLYVTTRVIDAIHTRHEKITAMIITHKADELQRAIHNKMVRGITIIPAKGAYTKEDKNMMYLVITRYELYDLERIIGEIDPNAFTNIVQTTGIFGFFRRE, from the coding sequence ATGTTTTTATTCGAAGCAAAACGTATATTAATTGTCATTTTCGGAGCATTATTAAATGCTATTTCCTTAAACTTTTTCCTAATTGGAGCAAATGTATACGCCAGTGGATTTACTGGTGCAGCACAGCTGATTTCAAGCGTGTTTAACGATTTCCTGGGAGTCGGCATTAGTACTGGTGTGCTTTTATTCATTCTTAATATTCCGGTTGCCATATTAGGCTGGTTTAAAGTGGGCAAGGGATTTACGATCTACAGTGCAATATCTGTTGCATTCACAACTTTATTTTTAACCGTGCTGCCAATTATCGAATTGTCACAGGACATTATCCTTAACGCTGTATTTGGCGGTGTAATCGGTGGTATTGGTGTTGGGATAACATTAAAGCTTGGTGCTTCTACAGGTGGTATGGATATCGTTGCGATGGTATTATCCCGAATGAAAGATAAGCCAATTGGAACTTATTTTCTCTTGTTAAATGCAATAATCATTGCAATGGCAGGGGTTTTGTATAGGCCGGAAAACGCACTATACACCATGCTGACACTATATGTAACAACGCGTGTGATTGATGCAATCCATACACGGCATGAGAAGATTACTGCTATGATTATTACCCACAAAGCCGATGAATTACAGCGTGCAATCCATAATAAAATGGTTCGTGGTATAACAATCATTCCAGCAAAAGGGGCTTACACAAAAGAAGATAAGAATATGATGTACCTCGTTATTACACGGTATGAATTATACGATTTAGAAAGAATTATCGGTGAAATCGATCCAAACGCATTTACTAATATTGTGCAAACAACAGGTATCTTTGGATTCTTCAGACGTGAATAA
- a CDS encoding DegV family protein has protein sequence MNVKILADSACDLSKSYYNEFDIEMVPLTVQLDEKEYQDGKTITPKKIYDAMRDGKSPKTSQISPQAFKAILTSYAEANQPLIYFALSSELSGTYQTAKIVEQEVKEEYPDAKLHIVDSKCASLGIGLVVLQAAKLAQNGASITEILESAQFHAKHMEHIFTVDDLEYLYRGGRVSKTAAFVGTLLKIKPILHVDNGKLIPLEKLRGSKKVLKRMVEIAKERGKDLSDQTIGIVHGDDLAAAEKLAELVKEEFHPKAIHIEMVGSVIGAHSGPGTLALFFLNDTK, from the coding sequence ATGAACGTAAAAATACTTGCTGATTCAGCATGTGATTTGTCGAAATCATATTATAACGAATTTGATATCGAAATGGTACCATTAACCGTTCAATTGGATGAAAAAGAATATCAGGATGGTAAAACCATTACTCCCAAAAAGATCTATGATGCCATGCGTGACGGCAAAAGCCCTAAAACATCTCAAATTTCACCACAAGCCTTTAAAGCTATTCTTACATCTTACGCTGAAGCAAATCAACCTTTAATTTACTTTGCCTTATCGTCGGAACTTTCAGGCACCTATCAAACAGCAAAAATTGTTGAGCAGGAAGTCAAAGAAGAATACCCGGATGCCAAGCTGCACATCGTTGATTCTAAATGTGCATCACTTGGTATAGGACTAGTTGTCCTCCAGGCGGCCAAACTTGCCCAAAATGGTGCATCAATCACGGAAATTCTGGAATCAGCCCAGTTTCATGCCAAGCACATGGAACATATTTTTACTGTTGATGATCTTGAATACTTATATCGTGGTGGACGAGTTAGTAAAACCGCTGCCTTTGTTGGCACATTATTAAAAATAAAACCCATTTTACATGTTGATAATGGCAAACTCATCCCGCTTGAAAAACTGCGGGGATCAAAAAAGGTACTAAAACGAATGGTTGAAATTGCAAAGGAACGCGGAAAAGATTTGTCTGATCAAACAATTGGCATCGTCCACGGGGATGATTTAGCTGCTGCTGAAAAGCTAGCTGAATTGGTTAAGGAAGAATTTCATCCGAAAGCAATTCATATTGAAATGGTCGGTTCCGTAATAGGCGCACACTCTGGCCCCGGAACACTCGCATTATTCTTTTTAAATGATACAAAGTAA